Genomic window (Acidobacteriota bacterium):
ACGCGGGCCTATCAGAAAGCATCGCCAACGTTGGAACAGATGTGCACAATCAGCGGGCGCCAATCTCGATTGAACAAACGCATCGCCAGCATTAGTATTCCCGCGCCTCGTCAATCGAGGCGAGCGAGACTCACGAAATGGCTCAACCGACACAGGAAGGTCTGATCCGAGGGATCCGCCGCTGGGATCTCGTTGCCGTTGCCATCAACGCAATCATCGGAGCTGGTATCTTCGGATTGCCGTCAAGGGCCTACGCTCTGGTTGGTCCGTACAGCCTGATCGCGTTCATAGTTTGCGCGATCGTTGTAGCTCTGATCATTCTCTGCTTCGCTGAAGTGGGCAGCCGATTCAGCGAGACCGGCGGACCGTACCTGTATGCGCGCGAGGCATTCGGCTCTGCGGTCGGATTTGAAGTTGGCTGGCTGATGTGGCTCGCACGGTTAACCGCCTTCGCGGCGAACTGCAACCTGCTCGTCGACTACCTCGGCTTCTTCTGGGGTCCGGCGACGACTCATTACTGGCGCGAGGCAATCATCGTCGTTGTAGTTTCCGCGATCGCCGCCGTAAACGTCGTCGGCGTGCGCGACGCTGCGCGCGTTACGAACGTTTTCACTATAGGCAAGCTGATACCGATAATTCTCTTCATCGGGGTGGGTTTGTTTTTCCTCAACTCGCAGAACTACTCATTCGCCGAGCGTCCGGCTTACGGCGCTTTCTCGTCGTCTGTGTTGATGCTGGTCTATGCCTTTTCCGGTTTCGAGATGGCGGCGATCCCTGCAGGTGAGGTTCGCGATCCGCAGCGTAACCTTCCGATGGCGCTGCTGACAGCGATCGGCGTAGTGGCTCTGCTGTACATTTCGATTCAGGTCATCTGTATCGGAACACTTCCAGGCCTGGCAACTTCTCAAAGGCCGTTAGCCGATGCGAGCGGCGTCTTTCTGGGGAGGGCGGGCGGCGCAATCATCTCGGCCGGAGTCGTGGTTTCGATCGTCGGCAACCTGAACGTCATCATTCTCGCCGGCTCACGACTGCCTTTCGCGATGTCAGAACGCGGCGAGCTTCCGAGGATTATCGGCGCAACGCATAAGAGATTTCGCACGCCGCACATTTCGATCCTGATTACGTCCTTCGTCGTGCTCGGCCTAACGCTGGCGAGCACGTTCGCACGGCAGGTCAATCTGAGTGTGATAGCGCGGCTGTTGTCCTACGGCGTGACCTGCGCTGCGCTGATTGTCTTTCGGCGCAAAAAGGGCGCTGCACCAGCAATGTTCAAAGCACCTGCCGGCGTGGCCGTTGCCATAGCGGCCCTTCTGCTCGCGGCGTGGCTACTGTCAAACAGTAGCTTGCTCGATGCGCGCGATTCGGCAATTGCCGCAGGAGTTGGCCTGGTGATCTATTTTGGTTATCGATTCGCGGGCGACAAGCAGGGTAAGAGCGAAACCAGTGTACGTGCTGATGAGAATCTGCAAGCGTGAAGCCTTAGATGGTGAACTGGACCCTCACAACTCGACCTTGCGCAGCCGCAACGCGTTGCCTATCACCGACACGGAACTGAAACTCATCGCGGCGCTTGCGATCATTGGGCTGAGTAGCAAACCAAACACTGGATAGAGAACGCCCGCTGCGATCGGGATTCCGAGCCCGTTATAGATAAAAGCGAAAAAGAGATTCTGCCTGATGTTGCGCATTGTGGCTCGGCTCAGCTTGCGAGCGCGCGCGATGCCACGCAGGTCGCCCTTCAACAGGGTGACGCCGGCGCTCTCGATAGCTACGTCCGTGCCCGTCCCCATTGCAATTCCAACCTGCGCCTGCGCCAAGGCCGGAGCATCGTTCACACCATCGCCGGCCATCGCCACCAATCGGCCCTGAGCCTGTAGACGCTTTACTACCTCGCCCTTCTGCTCGGGAAGAACGTCGGCCTCGACCTCGTCTATGCCTAACTTTCGAGCCACCGCCTCGGCAGTAGTCCGATTGTCGCCGGTGAGCATGACGATGTGTATTCCATCCTCGTGCAGCGCTCGGATTGCCTCAGCCGTAGACTCTTTGATCGGATCAGCCACGCCGAGTAAACCCCCGAGCCGGCCATTAACGCCGACAAACATTACCGTCTCGCCCTCTTTGCGCAGAGCCTCTGCTCGCTCGATAACACTGCTCGCGTCGATGTTCAATTGCTCGAGCAGCTTGCTGTTGCCAAGAGCAACAACGTGCCCATCGATCTTTCCAATAACGCCTTTTCCGGTGATGGATTGAAACTCTTCGGCTTCAGAGAAGCTCAAGTTTCTCTGCTGCGCGCCGGCTACGATTGCCGCGGCCAGAGGATGTTCGCTTCCCCGCTCGATGCTAGCTGCCAGTCGCAGTAGCTCTGACTCACTCGTGCCATTCAATGGGAGTACTGAGGTAAGGCGCGGCTTGCCTTCGGTGAGCGTGCCGGTCTTATCCACAATAAGCGTATCAATCTTCTCCAGGATCTCGAGGGCTTCAGCATTCTTGATGAGCACGCCTGCCGAGGCGCCGCGGCCTGTTCCCACCATGATCGACATCGGCGTCGCAAGCCCCAGTGCGCAGGGGCAGGCGATGATCAGCACAGCTACCGCGTTGACGATCCCATGGGCCAGACGCGGCTCAGGCCCTGCAAGACCCCACACGGCAAACGTGATGATGGCGGCCACAATGACGATAGGAACAAAGTAAGAGGAGACAACATCCGCGAGGCGCTGAATGGGAGCGCGGCTGCGCTGAGCTTCGCTTACCATCCGCACGATCTGCGCAAGAAGCGTCTCGCTGCCGACTCGCTCCGCGCGCATTGTGAAGCCGCCCGTGCCGTTGACGGTACCACCCGTGACCTTATCGCCTTTGCTCTTCTCTACGGGAATGGGCTCGCCGGTCACCATAGACTCATCGACAGAACTCGTGCCTTCGAGGACCATTCCATCTACGGGGACCTTTTCTCCCGGGCGAACTCGGAGCCTGTCTCCAGGCTTTATGAGATCCAGAGATGTCTCTTCTTCTGTGCCATCATCGCGCATGACTCGGGCCGTTTTTGGAGCCAGTCCGAGCAATGCTTTGATTGCGCTGCTTGTCTGACTACGCGCGCGCAGTTCGAGAACCTGGCCTAACAAGACCAATACTACGATTACCGCAGAGACCTCAAAATAGACGCCTACTTCATCGCCGTGACTGCGGAAGGAGCCAGGGAAGATGGTTGGAAAGAAAGTGGCGATGACGCTGTACCAGTAGGCCACTCCCGTGCCGATGGCGATGAGAGTAAACATGTTGAGACTGCGATTGACGATGGAAGCCCAACCCCGCTGGAAGAAGGGCCAGCCTCCCCAAAGAACTACAGGGGTGGCGAAAGCCAACTGAATATACTTGAGCAATCGCATCGATACAGCGTGCTGCACAGGCTGGCCTGGAATGAGCTCCGACATCGCGAGCAGGAGCAGTGGGATTGTCAGAAGCAAGCTGATTTTGAACCGGCGAGTCATGTCCTCCAGCTCTTCGTTGTGCTCTTCCCCGCCGGTGACCGTTCTTGGTTCCAGAGCCATTCCGCAGATCGGACAAAGGCCGGGGCGGTCTCGCACGATCTCCGGGTGCATCGGGCAGGTGTATTCTGTTTTCGTAGCCGGCAGGTTAATGGCCAGCGCTTCAAGCGCCATGCCGCACTTCGGGCACGAGCCTGCGCGGTTCTGGCGAACCCCCGGGTGCATCGGGCAGGTGTATTCCGTTTTCGCCGCCGGCGGTGTGATGACCAGCGCTTCAAGCGCCATGCCGCACTTCGGGCATGAGCCTGGCCGCTTCTGGCGAACGTCGGGATGCATTGGGCAGGTGTATTCGTTGCTGTTGTCTGCGATCCGCATCGGTCCGCTGCGCTCTCCCTTGTCCTTGTTATCGCTCGGTGTGACGAAGCCATTCGTGCGGGTCACAGGTTGTCAATGACTCGACGCAGCTTTTCGTTCACCTGGTTAGCCGTTGACTCCAGCTTGGGATTACCGACGACTGACAGCATTCTGGCTGCATCCACGGCGGAGACAACCGACCGCCCGTCTTGCTCGTAGACAATCACGTTGCAGGGCAACAGCAGGCCGATGTTGATCTCCTCCTGCAAGGTCTGGTACGCAAGCGCCGGGTTGCACGCGCCGAGGATCACATAATTCCGGAAGTCGACGCCGAGCTTCTCTTTCAGCTTCTCCTTGATGTCAATCTCGCAGAGCACACCGAAGCCTTCAGCTTTGAGAGCTTCACGTGCGCGCCCCACGGCTTCGCTATAAGAAACGTCAAGCGTCCGGCTGTAGCCGTATTTTGAAAGTTGCGGTTCCTGTGCACTCATCTTCATCTCCTTTTCCAATGTAACCAAATTGCGAGAGGGCACGGCTGCTACAACCATGCCCTCTTGTGAGCATTCGTTATCGCTCGCTGTTTAAGTCGCGCGAACCTGTTGCGTCTCCCACTGCTGCTGTGCGGCTATCGTCCTTTACTGCACCCGGTCGAGACTCGACGCGGCACGAGTTAGCCATTCAAGTCGGGACGCCGAAGCGCGGCAGCACCCAGCGCATCAGCACGATCCAAGCCGCAATAAGTAGTACCGGCAATAACCATTCAGCCATCTTTTTCATACCTCCCTACGAACACCTACTTCATCTTCATCTTCTTGTCATCGTGCATCTTCGACATTTCATCGAGATGCTTGAGAACGTTAGCGCTGTCCGCTGTGACTTGCTTGGAGTCGGGTTGATCAGCCCGGACATCCTTCTCAAGCGCGCTGACCGCATCCTTGAGCATCGAGCGATGCATTTCCATGTCCTTCATCATCGCCGCCATATGCGAGCGCATCTCCTCGCTCATCATTTTCATATGCTCCCCATGATGCTCCTCCATCTGGTCGAGGCTCCGTTTCATCTCAGCAACCGCGGCGCGGGCAAACTTAGCATTAAGCGGGCTGCTGCCTTCCGCCTGGTGGTGCAGGGTTTTTGCGAACGTACCGAGGTTCTGCATATAAGCCATTGCTAAGGCATGGTGCGGCTCGTTCATCATGCTGGACATATCCATCTTGGACATGTCGTGTTGCATAGGCTTCTGTGCGCCATGCTGATGTTCTGTTTGTGCCAGCGCGCCCACTGCGCTGAACAGCATCAGCGCGATGACCGCAAGAATCGTTGTGTAAGCTTTTGTCTTCATGATTGCTCTCTCCTTAGGTTCTCTACCGTTGTTAATTGAAAGCGTGGCGGTGAGACTGAACTCAGGCGCTCGCATGGCCGGGCCCGCCGTGCAGGTCCAGACGGACTAGTCAAATCTGTTCACGCGGCTTGGGCACCTGCAGTCCCTAGCTTCCATCCTTGCTCTCGCTCATGCCCAGCAGGTGATCGTCGGAGCATAGTTCCA
Coding sequences:
- a CDS encoding amino acid permease → MAQPTQEGLIRGIRRWDLVAVAINAIIGAGIFGLPSRAYALVGPYSLIAFIVCAIVVALIILCFAEVGSRFSETGGPYLYAREAFGSAVGFEVGWLMWLARLTAFAANCNLLVDYLGFFWGPATTHYWREAIIVVVVSAIAAVNVVGVRDAARVTNVFTIGKLIPIILFIGVGLFFLNSQNYSFAERPAYGAFSSSVLMLVYAFSGFEMAAIPAGEVRDPQRNLPMALLTAIGVVALLYISIQVICIGTLPGLATSQRPLADASGVFLGRAGGAIISAGVVVSIVGNLNVIILAGSRLPFAMSERGELPRIIGATHKRFRTPHISILITSFVVLGLTLASTFARQVNLSVIARLLSYGVTCAALIVFRRKKGAAPAMFKAPAGVAVAIAALLLAAWLLSNSSLLDARDSAIAAGVGLVIYFGYRFAGDKQGKSETSVRADENLQA
- a CDS encoding copper-translocating P-type ATPase gives rise to the protein MALEALVITPPAAKTEYTCPMHPGVRQNRAGSCPKCGMALEALAINLPATKTEYTCPMHPEIVRDRPGLCPICGMALEPRTVTGGEEHNEELEDMTRRFKISLLLTIPLLLLAMSELIPGQPVQHAVSMRLLKYIQLAFATPVVLWGGWPFFQRGWASIVNRSLNMFTLIAIGTGVAYWYSVIATFFPTIFPGSFRSHGDEVGVYFEVSAVIVVLVLLGQVLELRARSQTSSAIKALLGLAPKTARVMRDDGTEEETSLDLIKPGDRLRVRPGEKVPVDGMVLEGTSSVDESMVTGEPIPVEKSKGDKVTGGTVNGTGGFTMRAERVGSETLLAQIVRMVSEAQRSRAPIQRLADVVSSYFVPIVIVAAIITFAVWGLAGPEPRLAHGIVNAVAVLIIACPCALGLATPMSIMVGTGRGASAGVLIKNAEALEILEKIDTLIVDKTGTLTEGKPRLTSVLPLNGTSESELLRLAASIERGSEHPLAAAIVAGAQQRNLSFSEAEEFQSITGKGVIGKIDGHVVALGNSKLLEQLNIDASSVIERAEALRKEGETVMFVGVNGRLGGLLGVADPIKESTAEAIRALHEDGIHIVMLTGDNRTTAEAVARKLGIDEVEADVLPEQKGEVVKRLQAQGRLVAMAGDGVNDAPALAQAQVGIAMGTGTDVAIESAGVTLLKGDLRGIARARKLSRATMRNIRQNLFFAFIYNGLGIPIAAGVLYPVFGLLLSPMIASAAMSFSSVSVIGNALRLRKVEL
- a CDS encoding DUF302 domain-containing protein, whose product is MSAQEPQLSKYGYSRTLDVSYSEAVGRAREALKAEGFGVLCEIDIKEKLKEKLGVDFRNYVILGACNPALAYQTLQEEINIGLLLPCNVIVYEQDGRSVVSAVDAARMLSVVGNPKLESTANQVNEKLRRVIDNL